CGTGAGACAAACACGCTAATGACCGCTCTTTTTTGCACTTCTTTGGCTAAAATTTGAGCGATTTTGCTAGCGGTTTTAGGCGAAAAGACTAAAGTGACATTAACAGGAATAGAGACTTTAGTTAAAGCGCTAACCACTTCAAGCCCGCTCTCGCTCGCTGGGACTTTAATCATCACATTAGGGCGGTTTAATGTTTTGAATAAGCGCTTGGATTCATCAATGCTTTTAGCGGTATCGTCTTCTAAAAAAGGGTCAATTTCTAGGCTAATGTAGCCATTGTTAGGGTCTTTTTCATACAAAGGCATTAACGCGCTAGAAGCTTGTAAAATATCCTTTAGCGCTAGGGTTTCATAAATTTCTTTAGCTTTTTTGCCTTTGAGTTTAGCGATTTCATCTTTATAAAACGCGCTTTTTGTGATCGCTTCACAAAACAAACTAGGGTTACTCGTCGCCCCACAAATAGCCCCCTTATTGATGAGCTTTAAAAAATCGTTTTCTAAAAAATCCCTCTCAATAAAATCGCACCACAAACTGAATTCTTGCATGTTTTATCCTTGTTTTAAATGTTGGTAATAGCTTTTAATTACTTCTTGGTCGCTGAAAAAAATCGTTTTGTCTTTAAAGATTTGAGTGTTTTCATCGCCCTTGCCTAAAATCAATAACACCTCATCGTCTTTTAAATTTTCTAAAGCGTTTAAAATGGCTTTTTTTCGGTCTTTTTCTATAACCACTTTAGAAGAATCGCTGATGCCT
This region of Helicobacter pylori genomic DNA includes:
- the tal gene encoding transaldolase, which codes for MQEFSLWCDFIERDFLENDFLKLINKGAICGATSNPSLFCEAITKSAFYKDEIAKLKGKKAKEIYETLALKDILQASSALMPLYEKDPNNGYISLEIDPFLEDDTAKSIDESKRLFKTLNRPNVMIKVPASESGLEVVSALTKVSIPVNVTLVFSPKTASKIAQILAKEVQKRAVISVFVSRFDKEIDPLAPKNLQAKSGIINATECYYQINQHANKLISTLFASTGVKSDSLAKDYYIKALCFKNSINTAPLEALNAYLLDPNTEYQTPLKITEIEAFKKELKACNIDLESTAQKLLKEGLIAFKQSFEKLLSSF